In the genome of bacterium, the window GGAGGGGTCCAGGTCCAAAAGAATCGTGAGCGACGGCGCCAGCCCCTCGGTGGCCAGGTTTATCGCCGATTCCACCGTGTCCTCGGTCATGCCCAGGCCGTAGCCCTGGTAGGCGCGGGTGGAGTCGGCGTAGCGGTCCAAGAGGACGATCCAGCCCTCCTCGATGGCGGGGAGTATAAGGCGGTGGACCAGCTCGGCCCTGGCCGCGGCGAAGAGGAGGAGCTCCGCCGGTGGGGTGCGCTGGAGCTTCCGGTCCAGGAGCATCTCGCGCACCCGTTCCCCCAGGGGGGTGCCGCCGGGCTCGCGCAGCCGCATCACCGGGACGCGGTCGCCGTCGAGCCGCTCGGCCAGGAGCTCGAGCTGGGTGGTCTTTCCCGCCCCGTCCATTCCCTCGAAGGAGACCAGATGACCCCGCCGTGCCACGTTCTCTCCCTTTTTAAAAAAATCCCGGTACTATTTTAGCACAGGGGACGGTCGGGTGCCCGCTTTACCCCCTCCGAGGGCTCTGGTAGAATGAGGGGCGATGCTCGCGCTCCGCTTCACCGTTCTGGGGTTTCTGTTCCTCTTCTCCGCCTTCTTCTCGGGCGCGGAGACGGCGCTCTTCTCTCTCTCCGCCGCCCGGCTCGAGTCGCTGGCCCGTTCCACGAGCCACGCGGAGCGCCGCGTCGCCCGGCTGATGCGGGAGCCCTCCGGCATCCTGGTCACCCTCCTCTTCGGCAACATGCTGGTCAACGTCGCCGCCTCCTCCATGGCCACCGACCTCTTCCTGGGACTCTTCGGGCGTGGGGGGCTGGAGCTCGCGGGGCTGGTGATGACCCTCGCCCTGTTGATTCTGGGCGAGGTGACCCCGAAGAGCCTGGCCGCGCACCGTCCGC includes:
- the tmk gene encoding dTMP kinase, which codes for MARRGHLVSFEGMDGAGKTTQLELLAERLDGDRVPVMRLREPGGTPLGERVREMLLDRKLQRTPPAELLLFAAARAELVHRLILPAIEEGWIVLLDRYADSTRAYQGYGLGMTEDTVESAINLATEGLAPSLTILLDLDPS